The following coding sequences lie in one Anguilla rostrata isolate EN2019 chromosome 8, ASM1855537v3, whole genome shotgun sequence genomic window:
- the mrpl9 gene encoding 39S ribosomal protein L9, mitochondrial, giving the protein MWCRSRYVLEGLTREFSRVTVSPVKNFSQTACKNTVVVERWWQVPLSKEGRPPRLHPRRHRVYKLVEDTKHLPKEKMELILTQTVPKFGGRGDTVIVKKSVGRNKLLAEGLAVYPSPENKQMFLDEKKQLQEGKLEGRTQTRTGELTVKFLKGCRLEVGMRNNVQYELTKEIVCRHFLRRLGVFVSPHALTLPEEPITRWGEYWCEVTVNGLDTVRVPMSVVNYEKPRTKSRKKWQKGEEPTPQGAELMPQGEEPALQGEESTPQGAELMPQGVEPAPQGEEPTPQGAELMPQGRSRHRRGRSQRRRERS; this is encoded by the exons AAAAACTTCTCACAAACTGCGTGCAAG AACACGGTCGTTGTTGAGCGATGGTGGCAGGTACCGCTCTCGAAGGAAGGACGGCCGCCTCGGCTCCACCCCAGGCGGCATCGGGTCTACAAATTGGTGGAAGACACCAAGCACCTTCCGAAGGAGAAGATGGAGCTCATTCTGACACAGACCGTTCCCA AGTTTGGGGGCCGGGGAGACACGGTCATCGTGAAGAAGTCTGTGGGGCGCAACAAGCTCCTGGCAGAGGGGCTCGCTGTGTACCCCTCCCCCGAAAACAAGCAGATGTTCCTGGATGAAAAAAAG cagctgcaggaggggAAGCTGGAGGGGAGGACCCAGACTCGCACAGGAGAGCTG ACAGTGAAGttcctgaaaggctgtcgcctGGAAGTGGGTATGAGGAACAACGTGCAGTACGAGCTGACTAAAGAAATCGTCTGCCGCCATTTCCTCCGGAGG CTAGGAGTGTTTGTCTCGCCCCATGCCCTGACGCTTCCAGAAGAGCCAATCACGCGATGGGGAGAGTACTGGTGTGAAGTTACG GTGAACGGGCTGGACACAGTGCGCGTCCCCATGTCCGTGGTGAATTATGAGAAACCCAGGACGAAAAGTCGCAAGAAATGgcagaagggggaggagcccaCACCGCAGGGAGCGGAGCTGATGccgcagggggaggagccggcactgcagggggaggagtcaaCGCCGCAGGGAGCGGAGCTGATGCCGCAGGGGGTGGAGCCGGCAccgcagggggaggagccaacGCCGCAGGGAGCGGAGCTGATGCCGCAGGGGAGGAGCCGGCACCGCAGGGGGAGGAGTCAACGCCGCAGGGAGCGGAGCTGA